Proteins encoded together in one Oreochromis aureus strain Israel breed Guangdong linkage group 23, ZZ_aureus, whole genome shotgun sequence window:
- the zgc:110699 gene encoding ras-related and estrogen-regulated growth inhibitor: MVPVKLLILGAQNTGKTALCVRFITKRFIGEYDHKKEVNYKCSRVVDQEAVDLEILDLTWKETSVASLESSIRWADGFLLLYSITQRFSFLEVPQLKTLIDQTKQNLVVPAVLVANKADLEIGRQVTTDEGQRLAKDLRCGFRELSVAEAVLAVEAAVLQLVRLVLDQQRPLPDRRSYMLTVRHALTRKLTRSKTMQW, translated from the exons ATGGTTCCAGTTAAACTTCTTATTCTGGGAGCTCAGAACACTGGGAAAACAG CGCTGTGTGTTCGTTTCATAACCAAGCGATTTATTGGTGAATACGACCATAAAAAGG AGGTGAACTACAAATGCAGCCGGGTGGTGGATCAGGAAGCTGTCGATCTGGAGATTCTGGACTTAACTTGGAAG GAGACCTCTGTAGCTTCTCTGGAGTCTTCCATTCGCTGGGCTGatggttttctgctgctgtactCCATCACACAGCGCTTCAGCTTCCTGGAGGTCCCACAACTCAAGACGCTCATTGACCAAACCAAGCAGAATCTGG tggTTCCCGCGGTGCTGGTAGCCAATAAGGCAGATTTGGAAATCGGCAGGCAGGTGACAACAGACGAAGGACAGAGACTAGCCAAGGATTTAAG GTGTGGTTTCAGAGAGTTGTCTGTGGCTGAAGCAGTCCTAGCAGTGGAAGCAGCAGTGCTTCAGCTCGTCAG GTTGGTGTTGGATCAGCAGCGCCCTCTGCCTGACCGTCGCTCCTACATGTTGACTGTTCGTCACGCTCTGACCAGGAAACTGACCAGATCTAAGACCATGCAGTGGTGA